Below is a genomic region from Lysobacter terrestris.
CCTGGACCGCGCACGTCGACGATGCGGGCGCATTGCAGGACCACGCCTGCGTGTTGCCCCTGCTGGTCTGGGGTTACCACCACGATCACGCGCGCTGGCTGCAAGCCTGCGATCGCTGGGAGCGCGCGGGCGTGGCGATGGCCAATCCCGCGCACGTGCTCGCGTGGAATTCCGACAAGCGCTATCTCGCGACGCTGGCCGAACGCGGCGTGGCGATCCCGGCCACCACCTTCACCGACGTGCTGTCGCCGGCGCTGGTCGCGCGTGTCTTCGCCGAGACCGGCGCGGACGAACTGATCGTCAAGCCCGCCGTGTCCGGCGGGGCATGGAAGACCCGGCGCATGCGCCGTGGCGAGGTGGTGGACGAAACATCCGGCACCACGATGCTGGTACAGCCCTACCTGCCGACCATCGAAAGCGAAGGCGAAACCTCGCTGCTGTACTTCGGTGGCCGCCTCAGCCACGTGGTCAACAAGCGGCCGGTTGCCGGCGAATTCCGGGTGCAGGAGGAATTCGGTGGCCTGTACACGCTGCTGCCGTCGCCACCCGCAGGCGCCGTGGCGCTGGCCGAACAGGTGCTGGCCGCGGTCGACGCGCCGCTGTTGTACGCGCGCATCGACGTGGTGCCGGACGCCGACGGGCGCTGGCTGCTGATGGAAGCCGAACTGATCGAGCCCGACTTCTACCTCGGCGTCGACCCCACGCAAGGCCGCGGTTTCGCGCGCGCCCTCCTCGAAACCCTCAACAGCGAGGCTTCCGCATGACCCCTTTGCGCATCGATTTCGTTTCCGACGTGGTTTGCCCGTGGTGCGCCATCGGCCTGGCTTCGCTCGAGCAGGCCTTGCAGCGGCTGCAGGGCGAGGTGCAGGCGGAGATCCATTTCCGCCCGTTCGAACTGAACCCGCAGATGGCCCCGGAAGGCGAAGACATCGCCGAACACCTGCAGCGCAAGTACGGCATGTCGACCGAACAGCTGGGCGCGAACCAGGAAGCGATCCGCCAGCGCGGCGCCGCGCTCGGCTTCACCTTCGACATGGATCGCCGCAGCCGCACCTGGAACACCTTCGATGCGCACCGGCTGCTGCACTGGGCCGGCATCGAGGGCAAGCAGGCGGCGCTGAAGCATGCGCTGCTGCGCGCCTATTTCACCGACGGCCGCAACGTCTCGGACCACGCGGTCCTCGCCGACGTCGCCGCCGGCGTCGGCCTGCCGGTCGAGCGTGCGCACGCGATCCTCGCCGGCGACGACTACGCCGCGGAAACGCGCGCGGAAGAGGAGTTCTTCCAGCGCCACGGCATCAATGCGGTGCCGGCGATCATCATCGAGCAGCGCCACCTGATCTCCGGTGGGCAGCCGGTGGAAGTGTTCGAACGCGCGCTGCGGGAAATCGCCCAGGCCAAGGCGAGCGCCAACGCGGGCTGAGCCGGTTGCAGGCGGTCGCGCGGGCAGGGCACCGGTTCAGCCGGGCCTGCTAGCCTCTGCGCGACCCGTTCCGCTGC
It encodes:
- a CDS encoding ATP-grasp domain-containing protein, producing the protein MSSIAILTPDPADPGYSGLWPKVLERLQTALGGMGVATVATPWTAHVDDAGALQDHACVLPLLVWGYHHDHARWLQACDRWERAGVAMANPAHVLAWNSDKRYLATLAERGVAIPATTFTDVLSPALVARVFAETGADELIVKPAVSGGAWKTRRMRRGEVVDETSGTTMLVQPYLPTIESEGETSLLYFGGRLSHVVNKRPVAGEFRVQEEFGGLYTLLPSPPAGAVALAEQVLAAVDAPLLYARIDVVPDADGRWLLMEAELIEPDFYLGVDPTQGRGFARALLETLNSEASA
- a CDS encoding DsbA family oxidoreductase, with translation MTPLRIDFVSDVVCPWCAIGLASLEQALQRLQGEVQAEIHFRPFELNPQMAPEGEDIAEHLQRKYGMSTEQLGANQEAIRQRGAALGFTFDMDRRSRTWNTFDAHRLLHWAGIEGKQAALKHALLRAYFTDGRNVSDHAVLADVAAGVGLPVERAHAILAGDDYAAETRAEEEFFQRHGINAVPAIIIEQRHLISGGQPVEVFERALREIAQAKASANAG